GCGGCCTTCGGAGCGGCTCTCGCCATCATCCTCGGGACGGGAATCCTGGGGGCCGGCTTCAGCGTGATAGGAAGGTACCTGATCGTGACCAATGCCTTCGTTTTCGGATCCCTGACCATGGTCCTGGTGTACGGGGTGGCGCGGATCAAAGGCGCGGTTCCGGAGACTTTGCTGCTTGCAGGTGTGGCCTTCGGCTACCTCTTTCAGGCCGGAGTCTCCGCCCTCAAGTACATTTCCGAGCACGAAGCCCTCAAAGAGCTGGTCGTCTGGCTGATGGGGGGGCTGTGGGGTGCGAGCTGGGACACGGTCTCGATTCTCTTCCCTGTTGTGCTGGTCTGCCTGGGGCTGCTCGTCCGCTACGCCTGGGATCTCAACGTGCTCGGCGCCGGGGAAGACGTCGCCATGAGCCTGGGCGTTAACGTAGGGCGGCTGAGGCTGATGTCTCTTGGTCTCGCGACGCTTGTCTCCTCGAGCACCATTGCCTTTACCGGGATCATCGGATTTATCGGGTTGATTGCCCCCCACATCTGCCGCATCCTCATCGGAGGCGATCACAGGTTTTTGATCCCCTGCTCCTGCCTCACAGGCGGCGTTCTGCTTTTGCTCGCCGATACTTTAGCCCGGATTGTGCTCGCGCCTGTGGAAATTCCGGTGGGAATCGTCACCTCACTGCTCGGCGCTCCCTTCTTCATCTACCTGCTCCTCAAGCGGAAGCGCCAGTGGTGGTCTTAAGCAAGCAAAAAGCGAAGGGAGGCTGTGTTGATTGTGGTGAAAGCGAAAAATGCGATTGCGCACTGTCTGGCTCTTGTTCTGGTTTTCAGCCTGGTCTTGGGGCAGCTTGCGCCTGCGCCCCGTCAGTCCAGGCAGCATCTAAGAGAATCACCATCACCGATTCCCTGGGGCGAACGGTCAGGGTTCCCTGCCCGCCTAAGCGCATCGTGGTGGTTAATAGCGACGTGGCAGAGCTGATTTGTGCTTTTGGCTCGGGAGACAGCGTTGTAGGTGGATCAGATACTACCATAAATGATCCCATGCTGAAACCGAAACTAAAAAATGCGAAAGATGTCGGGAAGTCATTTACTCCTAATGCGGAAAAAATTATTGCACTGAAGCCGGGCATTGTTTTCGGTTATGGTAGTTTTCTTAAGCAAGAGATTGTTAACAAGATTCAAAAAGCAGGCATCCCCGTAGTTTTTTTGGACTGCTATAAGCTGGAAACTATGGCGCAGGATATCAGAACCCTGGGCAAAATTCTAGCCAAGACAAAGGAGGCTGAAGCGTATATCGCCGTTTTTGAAAGATACCGCAATTTTATCGAGAGTCGCACGAAAAAACTACCGGTTGCAAAGAAGCCTCTGGTGTACGCAGAAGGCTACACAGATTACAGCACCGTTAGCGGCGGGTCAGGCGGGGCCCAGATGGTGAATGCTGCCGGGGGAAGAAACATCGCCGGGGACTTACGCGTACCATGCAGAATTTGATGGCAGCAAAGAAAAATGAGGAGGGATTGGTAATGAAAAAGAAATTAGTTTTAGCGCTGTTGGTGTTGATCTCTGCGGTCTTTTTATCCTTAGCTGCGGGATGTGGGCGAGGCGAACAACAGGTGCCCGGCGGGGCAGAAAGGGGCACCATCACCATTAAAGATTCCACCGGGAAGGAGATTACCGTTCCCAGAGGATTGAGCAGGATCGTGTTGCTCAATTCAGATGCTGCTGAAGCCCTGCGAATTCTCGGAGTTTCCGGGGATATAATTGCAGGGGTGAGCGATAGCGTCCGGGAGGATCCTTACCTCGGCCTGGAAGGTAAGCCTTCTGTAGGGAAATCCTTTACACCTAACATTGAAAAAATAGTCCAGTTAAAGCCCCAGGCCGTAATTACGTACGGCAAGTGGCCGGACACGAAGCTGGAGGAGAAACTGGAGCCGGTTGGGATTAGGGTGATCAGGCTTGATTTTTACAAGCCCGAAACTTATGACCGCGATCTTGCTGCTGCAGCTAAGATCTTCGGAAAGGAGAAAAGAGCAGAGACTTTCCTCAGTTGGAAGACCGAAAAAACAGCGGTTGTAACGGAGCGGGTGAAAAAATTAAAAGAACAGGAAAAGGTCAAGGTGTACGGTACATGGTACTCTTCCTTCGAAAAAGGGGAATGGAAACCGTATGCCCAGGGAACAGCACTCCATCAAGGAATTGAGCTGGCGGGGGGCGTAAATATTGCCCGGGAACTCGAGGGTTATCCTGCCGTTAGTGCAGAGTGGGTGTTACAGAAAAATCCTGATGCAGCAGTATTTGGCGTTCTTGAAGAGAAAGGGCTGGGATATACCGCGGCGGGCTCCACTGTTGTGGCCGGATTAAGGAACAATGCTCTCCAGAACCAAATCTTGAGTAAAACAGGAGCAGGAAGAAAGGAAAGCGTTTATTTCCTCAATACTAAGTTGCTTGGCGGTGACAAGACGTACCTGGGCGCCCTCTATCTTGCCAAATGGTTCTACCCCGAGCTTTTTAAAGATATTGACCCTGATCAGGTGCTCCAAGAGTATTTCGAAAAGTGGTTAAGGGTTCCTTTTAAGGGGATCTGGGCATATCCGGAGCAATAAACCGGGATGTACAAAACTATGAAGAATGTATAATGGAACCTGGGTTTGTCCATGAGTCAATGAATCTATCATCCAAAAATAAATTAAAGAAGGAATTTTTGTTAAATTAGCGAAGTCAAATTGATAAAAAGCCGGCCGAAGCCGGCATCCTGGCCGGACGCTCCGATCCTGCACGGGGTCGGAGAAGAATGCCGGGTTGCAGCATCTTCTTATTAAAAAGCGAACTGCAGGAAGCAGGTTTTACATAAGAATACGGCTTGGGAAAAGCAGGGCCATGAAGGTTCTTTCCTGCCGGGGGGCAGGTTAGGTTTTTATGGCCCTTTTTCTTTCCTGCAGAACGTGCTCCTGGTTGGACATCAGGCAAGGCTTCGTAGCGGGAAGGGAGAAAGGGAAAAAACTTGTTGAAAGGAGCGAGGCAGAAATGAAGCTGAAGGTAAAGGGAATCTGTTTTCGCTACAGAAGCCGGGAAGTGCTTCAGGACGTGGAGCTGGAGGCCAGGGCAGGGGAGATTCTTGCCATCATCGGTCCCAACGGGGCGGGCAAGAGCACCCTGCTCCGCTGCATCAACAGGATCCTGAAGCCGTATCTGGGGACCGTCTTTCTAGACGGCAAAGAACTTTTTCGCCTAAAGGCTCAGGAACGCGCCCAGATGATGGGCTACGTTCCCCAGGCGTCAGGCGAGGTTTTCCCCAGCACCGTGTTCGAAACCGTTTTAATGGGGCGCAAACCCCATCTCAGCTGGGGCGTGGGCAAAGGAGATCTCGAGGTGGTGGGAGCGGTTCTCGAGCGCCTGGGCCTTATGGACTTCGCGGAGCGGTACCTGTCCGAGCTAAGCGGTGGTGAGAGGCAAAAAGTGCTGATCGCCCGCGCCCTCGCCCAGGAGCCGGAGGTCCTCTTGCTCGACGAGCCCACGAGCAACCTCGATGTGAAGCACCAGCTGGAAGTGCTGGAAATGGTGCGGGACGTGGCGAAGCAAGGAAAGTGCGTCTTGATGGTGATGCACGACCTGAACATGGCAGTCCGCTTTTCCGACCAGCTGCTGATGCTTAAAGGCGGCATTGTGTTTGCGGCGGGACACCCCCAGGCGGTTTTGACACCCGAGAACATCAGAGCCGTTTACGAGGTGGAGGCAATGATCATGCCGACGAGCCTGGGTCCTTATGTGATTACTGCAAGGGCAAGCAATGGTGCGGTGAACACCGGAGAGGAGCACCGGCAGGTTGCGGCTTCTATGGGAATGCGGTAAGAGGGGGGCAAGCTTCGAATATGAATGAGAAGTTGCAAGAGAACAAATCCGTGCGGTATGTCTTTCCCTTTACGGCGCTGCTGGGGCAGGAAAAGATGAAAAAGGCCTTGCTCCTCAATGCCGTCAACCCCCGCCTGGGCGGTGTCCTCATCCGCGGCGAGAAGGGGACGGCCAAATCCACGGCCGTAAGGGCCCTCGCGGCTTTGCTCCCGGAAATTCCGGTGGTGCCGGGGTGCCCTTACCAGTGCGACCCTTACGAGCCCGAGAAGCTCTGTTTTCAGTGTGCAGCCCGGTATATCGCAGGCGGCTCTTTGCCTGTCGTCTGGCGCCGCGTCCAGGTGGTGGACCTCCCCGTATCCGCAACCGAAGACCGGGTGGTGGGCTGCCTCGACTTCGAGTATGCCGTCAAGCACGGGGGGCGCCGCTTTGAGCCGGGGCTCCTGGCCCGGGCGCACCGGGGGATCCTCTACGTGGACGAGGTCAACCTTTTGGACGACCACCTCGTGGATATTCTCCTCGACGCGGCAGCCTCCGGAGTCAACGTTGTGGAGCGCGAGGGGCTTTCTTACAGCCACCCCTCGGAGTTTATTCTCGTGGGGACGATGAACCCGGAAGAAGGGGAGCTCCGCCCGCAGCTCCTCGACCGCTTCGGGCTCTGCGTCGAGATCACAGGCGAGACCGACCCTGCCATAAGGGTGGAAATCATCAGGCGCAGGGATGCCTTTGACCAGGACCCCCTGGGGTTTCTCGCCTGGTGGGAGCAGGAGGAGGAAAAGCTGCGCCAGAGCATCCTCGCTGCCCGGCGCCTGCTGCCTGGGGTGACAATTTCCCCGGAGCTGGAAGACCTGGTTGCCCGGGTCTGCACTGAGGCAATGGTGGCGGGGCACCGGGCGGACCTCATGATGACCGCAGCGGCGCGGACGCTTGCCGCCTGGTACGGGAGGCGGGAAGTCACCACCGAGGATGTTTACGAGGCTGCGGAGTTCGTTTTACCGCACCGCAGGCGCGAGGTGCCGCCTCCACCCCCGGA
Above is a genomic segment from Bacillota bacterium containing:
- a CDS encoding putative cobaltochelatase, which gives rise to MNEKLQENKSVRYVFPFTALLGQEKMKKALLLNAVNPRLGGVLIRGEKGTAKSTAVRALAALLPEIPVVPGCPYQCDPYEPEKLCFQCAARYIAGGSLPVVWRRVQVVDLPVSATEDRVVGCLDFEYAVKHGGRRFEPGLLARAHRGILYVDEVNLLDDHLVDILLDAAASGVNVVEREGLSYSHPSEFILVGTMNPEEGELRPQLLDRFGLCVEITGETDPAIRVEIIRRRDAFDQDPLGFLAWWEQEEEKLRQSILAARRLLPGVTISPELEDLVARVCTEAMVAGHRADLMMTAAARTLAAWYGRREVTTEDVYEAAEFVLPHRRREVPPPPPEPEPPEPEEPEEPEEQEEEKEEEQQEQPPPEGQESREEEQKDLPPQPAPPRGAPETIFAVGEPFPVRRISFKVKGLLRRGSGRRSRGQTATKSGRYVRSTLRWERNDLAFDATLRAAAPYQKRRKRDGVAVVIELADFREKVREKRIGNFLLFVVDASGSMGAQQRMVEAKGAVLSLLLDAYQKRDRVGMIAFRGDRAEVLLPPTNSVERAQKLLAELPTGGRTPLSAGLLKAYEVAKAHLFKDPDIRPLLVIISDGKANVSLGEERPLAEAFRVAELIKGEPRIKALVVDVENNGFLSFGLAQQLAAALEGDYYKLQDLRAERLLEAVHGALARS
- a CDS encoding ABC transporter ATP-binding protein, which codes for MKLKVKGICFRYRSREVLQDVELEARAGEILAIIGPNGAGKSTLLRCINRILKPYLGTVFLDGKELFRLKAQERAQMMGYVPQASGEVFPSTVFETVLMGRKPHLSWGVGKGDLEVVGAVLERLGLMDFAERYLSELSGGERQKVLIARALAQEPEVLLLDEPTSNLDVKHQLEVLEMVRDVAKQGKCVLMVMHDLNMAVRFSDQLLMLKGGIVFAAGHPQAVLTPENIRAVYEVEAMIMPTSLGPYVITARASNGAVNTGEEHRQVAASMGMR
- a CDS encoding iron ABC transporter permease, translated to MAQIRELYTRYAARKIALLGSLVLILVGIGLFATATGAAGISVADVCRVIAAKVVPGLHVVPSSDLAETVVMELRLPRILLAALTGISLAGAGVVMQGILRNPLVCPYTLGLSSGAAFGAALAIILGTGILGAGFSVIGRYLIVTNAFVFGSLTMVLVYGVARIKGAVPETLLLAGVAFGYLFQAGVSALKYISEHEALKELVVWLMGGLWGASWDTVSILFPVVLVCLGLLVRYAWDLNVLGAGEDVAMSLGVNVGRLRLMSLGLATLVSSSTIAFTGIIGFIGLIAPHICRILIGGDHRFLIPCSCLTGGVLLLLADTLARIVLAPVEIPVGIVTSLLGAPFFIYLLLKRKRQWWS
- a CDS encoding ABC transporter substrate-binding protein, with protein sequence MVVLSKQKAKGGCVDCGESEKCDCALSGSCSGFQPGLGAACACAPSVQAASKRITITDSLGRTVRVPCPPKRIVVVNSDVAELICAFGSGDSVVGGSDTTINDPMLKPKLKNAKDVGKSFTPNAEKIIALKPGIVFGYGSFLKQEIVNKIQKAGIPVVFLDCYKLETMAQDIRTLGKILAKTKEAEAYIAVFERYRNFIESRTKKLPVAKKPLVYAEGYTDYSTVSGGSGGAQMVNAAGGRNIAGDLRVPCRI
- a CDS encoding ABC transporter substrate-binding protein, which produces MKKKLVLALLVLISAVFLSLAAGCGRGEQQVPGGAERGTITIKDSTGKEITVPRGLSRIVLLNSDAAEALRILGVSGDIIAGVSDSVREDPYLGLEGKPSVGKSFTPNIEKIVQLKPQAVITYGKWPDTKLEEKLEPVGIRVIRLDFYKPETYDRDLAAAAKIFGKEKRAETFLSWKTEKTAVVTERVKKLKEQEKVKVYGTWYSSFEKGEWKPYAQGTALHQGIELAGGVNIARELEGYPAVSAEWVLQKNPDAAVFGVLEEKGLGYTAAGSTVVAGLRNNALQNQILSKTGAGRKESVYFLNTKLLGGDKTYLGALYLAKWFYPELFKDIDPDQVLQEYFEKWLRVPFKGIWAYPEQ